Genomic DNA from Neisseria lisongii:
GTGGCACAAATACAACAAAACAAGAGCATATCCACATTGGACTTCGCAGCGGTTGGTGAACAAATTGTCAAAATATAGCCGAAAACAGTTGAATTTCAGCGGAAAATGGTAAAGAATAGCAACTGTAAAAGGTCAAACTGTGTCTTTATTGTTGATTACAGTAAACAAACGTAAAACAGGTCGTGAAATTCCACTTGTTTTGCCAAACGTTTGCCGTATAGAATGCACAGCTTTTTGAAAAACAGGGCAGATTACGGAGCACAATTCCGGATTTGCCGAATCACTGGAATACGGCGGCTGAAAGAAAATATCCTAACAGCAGCAAACCCAAGCGGCGGTTGCATGAAGCATCTGCCGCTTCGGGCGTATTCTAAATACCTCGGAACAAGCAGCCATACCGGCAGCTTGCTTTTCCGAAATTCACCCAAACAGGAAATTGATTATGAACAAAATTTTCCGCGTGATTTGGAATCAGGCAACACAATCATGGGTTGCGGTATCCGAATTATCCAAATCCAAAACCAAATCCGCCTCATCAACCGATGAGCGTGTGGATATTGCCAAATCATTGATGGCAATCAGTGTCGCCGGTGCGGCGATGCTTGGCTCAGCCCAAGCGATGGCGGCGGTTCAGACACCAGCAGGTGCAAATACTATTCAGATTGAAGGTGATACGGCAGCTGCAGCAGCACATTTAAAATCTATTGCTATTGGTAATGGTGCAAAGGCTGGCGAAGCAGGTACATTTGAGGGTACAAAAGAGGACCCAGTTACCCCACACGGTATGATTGCTGTGGGTGATCAAGCAAAAGCCGTTCGTTCTGGCGGTATTGCCATCGGTGAAAATGCAACTTCAACGGGTACAGGCGGTGTTGTTATTGGTCTTAATGCCAAATCTGACTGGGCGACCGATCCAAAACGTGCAACGGTTACTATTGGTTCGTATGCTAATGCAACGGGTGAGTTAGCCGTATCTGTCGGTTCATCAGCATTTGTGAATGGTGCTTCTGCGGTCGCTGTCGGTGGTGAGGCTACGGTTACTGGTACGCAAGGTACGGCGGTGGGCCGTCAAGCAAATGTTACTGGTGCTGGTGGTGCAATTGCTATCGGTTGTTCGTCTAACGCCATTGCTGACAGTTCTGTTGCAATCGGTGTGAATGCCCGAACAGGTGATGTTGCACTGAAACAAGCTGGCGTAGATGCGGGCGCACCAAATGATGTAACTCGTAACGGTGTCGCAATCGGTCGTCATGCACTTGCTTCTCACTGGGGTGCTACTGCATTGGGTTCAACCACAAAAGCCACAGCGAATAAAACTATTGCTTTGGGTAGTGAAGCAGCGGCATCAGCTGAAAATGCGACTGCAATTGGTAACACGGCAAATGCATCTGGTAAGCATGCAATTTCAATGGGTACAGTCGCTAAAGCATCTGGCGAAAACGCAACCGCTATCGGTGCTGGTACAACTGTTGCCAACACAGACACCGTAGCTTTGGGTCGTGGCATTACTTCTAGCCAAGATAAATCCGTAATTTTAGGTAGCGAATCTGCCGACCGTGCTGCAACTACAGAAACCACTGCAACCGTTGGTCCTTGGACTTATAGCGGCTTTGCAGGTACACCAATTGCAGTAGCTTCTGTTGGTGCAAAAGGTAAAGAGCGTCAGCTCATCAATGTCGCCGCAGGTAAAATCGCAGCCGACTCTACCGATGCCATCAACGGCTCACAGCTGTATGCAGCGATGAAAGACATTCCTAAGTACGTAAATGGAACTAATGTCGAGTTTAAGCCCAACGCTAACGGTACAACTACCATCAACTTCATTGCCCCACCTGCAGGCACGCCGGCACCTATCGCTACCACTGATGTAACCGTTGGTGCCCCAAAAACTAACGGCGCTGGTAAGGTAAGTATTGATACAACAGCCGGCCAAGACGGTAAACAGTTGGTTAATGGTACAACCTTAGCCAAAGCCATCAATGAGTCAGGCTGGCGATTGACTGTTGGTAAAGAAGCCGATACTACTGGCACAAATGTCGGTAATAAAAAAGACGGCGAGGAATATCTGGTCAATCCAAATAATCTCGTGACTTTTGAAGCTGGTGACAATGTCAATATTAAGCAAAATAATGCCACAATTACCATTTCTGCTAACTTATCTAATGTCCCTGCACCAGCCAATACCACTTTGAGCTTAGCCAATAACGGCTCGATCACAGCACCAACAGGTGCAGAAGGCGACAAACTGGTTAATGCAACCACTGTGGCTAATGCAATTAACAATGTTTCTTGGAGCGTAGGCAACCCTGACGGCACAAAAGCTAATGATGTCAAAGCTGGCAACCAAGTAAACTTCGTTAATGGTACAGGCACAACTGCTGTTGTTACTCCTGACAAACAAAACGGCACAACCAATGTTACCTTTAATGTGGTAAATGCTGGTCATACATATACGCCAAATACAGCTAACGGCTCTAATAGCACCTTTACGGTAACTAATCCAGCAGGTTTTGTTGATGGCGCTACCTTGACCAATGCAACAAACTACTTAACGGATAAAGGTATCAACTTCCAAGGTAATAATGCGGATACAGCTGCGATCCACAAAAACTTGGGTACTACTTTGACCATTAAAGGTGGTGTAACTAATACTGGCACAACCCCTGTATCAAACAAAAACACCTATGTTGAAAACAACGGTAAAGAGCTGATCGTTAAGATCGCTGAAACACCAGAGTTTAAAGGTGTGAATCTGACTAACGGCAGCAACACCGTTAATCTGAACCCAACAGCGCCTAATACCTTAACCTTAACTGGTGCAGGTAATACTGGTGATGTAACCTTAACTGGTGTGGCAAAAGGTGCGAAAACCTTTACCGAAACTGCTCCAGCAGAAACGCCTGCAACTGGTGCAACCAAAGACTTGCTTGATCTAACCAATTCAACAGCAAACAACGCATTGACCGTTGAAGATGCGAAGAAATTGGGCTGGGTTGTATCTGCGAGTAAAAATAAAGAAAACAATGACCTAAAAGCATACGAAGATGCAGTAACCAACGCTCAAAAAGTTGATTTCGTAGGCGAAAACGGCATTCAAGTCAATGGTAAAACTGCGGGCGATACTCGCACCATCACGGTTAAAGCCGATACCACTGAATTTGCACCAAATGACAATGGTAACTTCACCGCACCTACCACTGGTGGCGATAAACTGGTTAATGCAACCACTTTGACCACTGCATTGAACAATATGTCATTCAATGTGGCTGAAAACGGTGCAGACAAAGGCAAAGTTAAAGCAGGCAATACCGTCGATTTCGTAAACGGTGCTGGCACAACTGCGGTTGTTACCTCAGATGCGACAACAGGTAAAACTAAAGTTACCTTCGATATTGCTACTGGTTCTATCACACCGATTACTGTCGACAATGCGACAGAAGAGAATAAAGCTAAAGTAGGCAGCGTAACTGGTCCTGTTACCGAAGCAATGGCAGCGTTAATCGAAGCTGGCAAACCTGCTGACGAGACACCAGAAGCCAAAAAAGCATACGAAGATGCAGTGGCAGCAGCAAATAAAGTTGCAACCGCTCAAAACGTAGCAGATGCGATTAACAAATCTGGCTTTAATGTGGTCGCTGGTGGCGATAACATCGACCAGACTACAGGTGCAAACGGTACTGCTACATTAATTCACCCAAGCGATACCGTTACTTTCAAAGCCGTAAGCAAAGGTAAAAACCTTGTTGTGGCACAAAAAGACGGTAATGTTACTTATACGTTGAACGACAATGTTACCTTCACCAATGTGAATGCAACCACATTGACTGTTGGCGATGTGAATACTGCTGGTGCACCAAAAGTTGATTTCAAAGCTGAAAAAGCAACTGATGCAAATGTTAATCCAGAAGACAAAGTACCAACCACAGCGTTGAACATCACCACAACAGTTGGCGATAAACCAACCCCAACGCAATTAACAGGCGTGGGTTCTGTGTTGAACACCACTGATGTTGCAACCAATGACGGCTTAGGCGGTGAAGATGTACCAGATGGCGATACCTTGCTGAACTTGGGTACTGCCGAAAACCCATTGGATGAGAAAACACTGAACTCAGCAGCAACTGTTCGTGATTTAACAGAGATGGGCTGGGTTGTGTCTGCCAGCCTACATTGACACAGTGAAAAATGCGAATAAAGTTGACTTTATCGGTACTGGCGTTGCAACCGTAACTGGCTTGACCGATGAAGACGGCGTACGCACCATTGCAGTGAATGTTGATGCTCAAGATGTGGCTAACGAAGCACAATTGCCTGTTGTTTACACCAATAAAGATGGTAAAAAAGTTTACAAACAACCAGATGGCAAATTTACCACTAACCCAGATGGGTCAGGCGATGTTGTAGATGCAGGCGATGTGATTGCTTCTATGAACA
This window encodes:
- a CDS encoding ESPR-type extended signal peptide-containing protein, whose translation is MNKIFRVIWNQATQSWVAVSELSKSKTKSASSTDERVDIAKSLMAISVAGAAMLGSAQAMAAVQTPAGANTIQIEGDTAAAAAHLKSIAIGNGAKAGEAGTFEGTKEDPVTPHGMIAVGDQAKAVRSGGIAIGENATSTGTGGVVIGLNAKSDWATDPKRATVTIGSYANATGELAVSVGSSAFVNGASAVAVGGEATVTGTQGTAVGRQANVTGAGGAIAIGCSSNAIADSSVAIGVNARTGDVALKQAGVDAGAPNDVTRNGVAIGRHALASHWGATALGSTTKATANKTIALGSEAAASAENATAIGNTANASGKHAISMGTVAKASGENATAIGAGTTVANTDTVALGRGITSSQDKSVILGSESADRAATTETTATVGPWTYSGFAGTPIAVASVGAKGKERQLINVAAGKIAADSTDAINGSQLYAAMKDIPKYVNGTNVEFKPNANGTTTINFIAPPAGTPAPIATTDVTVGAPKTNGAGKVSIDTTAGQDGKQLVNGTTLAKAINESGWRLTVGKEADTTGTNVGNKKDGEEYLVNPNNLVTFEAGDNVNIKQNNATITISANLSNVPAPANTTLSLANNGSITAPTGAEGDKLVNATTVANAINNVSWSVGNPDGTKANDVKAGNQVNFVNGTGTTAVVTPDKQNGTTNVTFNVVNAGHTYTPNTANGSNSTFTVTNPAGFVDGATLTNATNYLTDKGINFQGNNADTAAIHKNLGTTLTIKGGVTNTGTTPVSNKNTYVENNGKELIVKIAETPEFKGVNLTNGSNTVNLNPTAPNTLTLTGAGNTGDVTLTGVAKGAKTFTETAPAETPATGATKDLLDLTNSTANNALTVEDAKKLGWVVSASKNKENNDLKAYEDAVTNAQKVDFVGENGIQVNGKTAGDTRTITVKADTTEFAPNDNGNFTAPTTGGDKLVNATTLTTALNNMSFNVAENGADKGKVKAGNTVDFVNGAGTTAVVTSDATTGKTKVTFDIATGSITPITVDNATEENKAKVGSVTGPVTEAMAALIEAGKPADETPEAKKAYEDAVAAANKVATAQNVADAINKSGFNVVAGGDNIDQTTGANGTATLIHPSDTVTFKAVSKGKNLVVAQKDGNVTYTLNDNVTFTNVNATTLTVGDVNTAGAPKVDFKAEKATDANVNPEDKVPTTALNITTTVGDKPTPTQLTGVGSVLNTTDVATNDGLGGEDVPDGDTLLNLGTAENPLDEKTLNSAATVRDLTEMGWVVSASLH